One window from the genome of Lathamus discolor isolate bLatDis1 chromosome 8, bLatDis1.hap1, whole genome shotgun sequence encodes:
- the LOC136018995 gene encoding ras-related and estrogen-regulated growth inhibitor-like protein, translating into MGLRLPLRRSTSFTPDHPALMEMAGPTALKMETNVLIMGADNVGKSALTVRFLTRRFIGEYGDMEFLYSHNLTMDGREILFHIWDVPNSQEQAEEGSSEEKRIQWADSFVLVYSICDRASFNILPLKIQFIKAAKEGQSQEKVPIVIVGNKRDLHHQRVVSSEEGRLLALSLDCGFYEVSAAEAYHGALMVFHGLAERIPDTKLALKKGTGIRGIVKTMSAVFARKRTDSL; encoded by the exons ATGGGGCTGCGGCTCCCGCTGCGCCGGAGCACCAGCTTCACCCCCGACCACCCTGCCCTCATGGAGATGGCCGGCCCCACTGCCCTGAAGATGGAAACAAACGTCCTCATCATGGGAGCAGATAACGTGGGGAAATCAG ctctgaCTGTGCGCTTCCTGACCCGGCGCTTTATCGGGGAGTACGGAGACATGG AATTCCTCTACAGCCACAACCTGACCATGGATGGCCGAGAGATTCTCTTCCACATCTGGGACGTCCCCAATTCCCAG gagcaggcagaggagggcTCCTCGGAGGAGAAGCGAATCCAGTGGGCAGACAGCTTTGTCCTGGTCTACAGCATCTGTGACCGTGCCAGCTTCAACATCCTGCCCCTCAAAATCCAGTTCATCAAAGCGGCCAAGgaggggcagagccaggagaagGTGCCCATCGTCATCGTGGGCAACAAGCGGGACCTGCACCACCAGCGGGTGGTGTCCAGCGAGGAGGGCCGGCTCCTGGCCCTCTCCTTAGACTGTGGTTTCTATGAGGTCTCTGCAGCCGAGGCTTATCACGGGGCCCTCATGGTCTTCCATGGACTGGCCGAGCGCATCCCTGACACCAAACTGGCACTGAAGAAGGGTACAGGGATCCGTGGCATCGTCAAGACCATGTCGGCTGTGTTTGCCCGTAAGCGAACAGACTCCCTCTGA